The window GACTTTCAATAAAGATTATGGTTAGTATCATGAACGCCATAACAGCGAGGATGACGAGACCTAGTTGCCAGCTCTTATAGAAGGTTAGTCCTAGACCAATACATATCATGAGAGGCATAGGGAGAATCATATTTAAACCTTCTCCTAGAACTGATTGAATTTTCTCAACGTCTCGGCTGGTCCGCATGAGTATGGTGCCTGTACCAAAGTGTGTAAAGTCGCGTAGTGAAAAGGCTTGTATAGCTTTCACTAAATTGTCGCGCAATATTTTGCCTATAGAGGCTGAAATATGAGCGCTCATAGCAACACCTAGGATGGCAGACGATACTGTTAATAATGCAACGATAAGCATCGTTGCACTAGAGTTAGTAATCATCTCTAAATCACCATGGAGGACACCGTCATTGATGATGGTAGCCGTTAAGGTTGGTATATATAAAGTGCCTGCTACATTGAGTAACGAAAGAAGTGACACTATGATAATAGAAAACCATAAAGGTTTTATATAATTAGAAATTAGCTTCATTTCAATCCTTTCGACATATCTTTCGATATATTAGTAATTTTCGATGTTTATATTATATTGTATAAAACCAAAAATATCTAGTAAAAACTATTACTAAAAGTTTAGTATCAATCAATAAGTATTATGACGAATATTATATTTTCACTAAAAATATTCTGCTATACTGTATTTGCAATTTTGTAGTTTTATTTTTAGTAAGGAGTGTTCCTAATGAAGTTGAATTGGAAATTATTCGCACCGCTTGTAGTAGCTATTCTTGTATGGCTCATCGGTGCGCCTGAAGGCCTTAGTCCAAATTCTTGGATTTATGTAAGTATTTTTGCAGGCCTCGTGGTGGGGTTGATTTTAGAACCAATGCCACCAGCTTTTATCGGTATCATTGCTGTTACCGTATCTATGTTATTTAAGGTTGGTCCAGCACCTATTGTGGATAAAGCAACTGGTGTAGCAAAGGCTATTACGGATGCTCAAGCTATCAGCTGGGGGCTTAGCGGTTTCTCTAATGCCATCGTGTGGTTGATATTCGCAGCATTTATGATCGGTATCGGTTATGAAAATTCTGGCCTTGGCCGACGTATTGCATTGTTCCTCGTAGCCAAGCTTGGAAAGTCCTCTTTAGGCCTTGGTTATGCCATTGCTATTACTGACCTTGTGTTGGCTCCATTTATTCCAAGTAATGCGGCTCGTTCTGGTGGTACGATTTATCCAATCGTATCCAGTATTTGTCCGATGTTCGATTCTTATCCAGATAAGAATCCTCGTAAAATTGGTTCTTATTTAAATTGGGTAGCATTGGCAACAACTTGTGTATCTAGTTCTATTTTCTTGACTGGTGCGGCGCCAAATCCATTGGCTCTTGAATTGTCTGCTAAGTCGGGTATCGTAGCTGCCAACTGGGGTACATGGTTCTTAGCATTCTTGCCAGTAGGTATTATTCTATTTATCATTACACCATTGTTGACGTATGTATTCTGCAAACCGGAGGTAAAAGGTTCCCCTGAAATTGCAGCATGGGCAAAGGATGAATATAAGAAATTAGGCTCCATGACACGCAGTGAAATCTTCATGGCCTTGATTTCTGTATTGGCTCTCGTATTGTGGATTGGTGCTTCTACATTTAAAATCAACCCAACTACAACGGCTTTAATTGTTATTATCTTGATGATTTTTACTAAGATTATGACTTGGCAAGATTTCCTTGCTAACAAACCAGCATGGAATGTTTTGACTTGGTTTGCCACACTTGTGCCGATGGCTTCTGGGCTTAAGAATGTAGGCTTCTTGGAATGGCTTGCTAAATCTGCAGGTGGTTCTTTAGTTTCTTTAGATCCAACAATGGCTGTTCTTGGCTTGTTATTAGCATTTTGCTTACTTCGTTACTTCTTTGCTTCTGGCACCGCTTATGTAACAGCTATGGTAGGTTTGTTTGCTACTTTAATTCTTCAGATTCCTGGTGTTGATCCAGCTCAAGTTATGTTGATTCTTTTAGTACCAATGGGAATTATGGGGATTCTTACCCCTTATGGTACTGGTCATAGCCCAATTTGGTTTGCTAGTGGCTATAATAAAGGCCCTGAATTTTGGAAACTAGGTGCTATCTTTGGGATTATCTACCTTGCTATATTCATTGTGGTGGGTATTCCATGGATTCAGTTCGTAATGCCACTTTTAGGATAGCTTTCCGCCGCCATATGTCTCTCTGCGCTCCATTCGCTGCAAGTCGCTGGACAGACATATGGCGGCTTTTTTATCCTGAAATGGCAATACTCACTTTGGGAAAAGCAAGTCGAGCTTACAGAACACTACGAGGGGCTTTCTTTATATCCGAAAATGGCATAACTCACTTCGAGGGGCAAGTCGCTTAGTAGATACAACGCGGCTTTTTTATTTTAAAATGGCAATATTCGACAAATCTAAGAAAATAAATATAATATAATATTGATATGATAGTAAATATCTTTTTTTGGGTTTTCTGATGGAGGTGGTTTATTATTATGTCTGCTACAGAGCGTGTTGTACAGTCGATTTTATATGAGCTAGGCTGTGTTTTGATTGGCTGTTTGGTGATGCAGTTTGTTCCGCATGAGGGGCAGCCTTTGGTCTTGATGGTTATTTTTTCCTTACTGGCTATGGTTTGGAATTTTGTGTTTAACTGGATATTTGATAAACTAGTACCAGGTGACCGATTAGCGCGAGGGCCTGTAATCCGCACAATTCATGCAGTGTTGTTTGAAGGTTTGTTTATGCTTGCCACAGTGCCTATTATTATGTACATGATGCATATGAGCTTTTGGATGGCCTTTGCTACAGATATAACGATGACATTAGTCATATTAGGTTATACTTATATTTATAATTGGGTATATGATCGAGCACGTCTATATTTTGTAGAGGCTTAATTTTAAATGTGAGGTAGGTACCTCTTGTAAAATCTATATCGTATAGTAGGAGGTTCTTATGTCTACAAAATCTATTACGGGCACAGGTCTCTTGTTGGCCGTTGCCTTATTGGCGCAAAGCTTGCGCCTTATGTTTCCATTTATTCCAAACCAAGTGAGCATGTTCCTCATTGGTTCCATTACGTCCGCAACCTTTGTACTTGCCACATGGCGCTATGGATGGAAGAATGGTCTCGTTATCGCTTGGATTGCTCCGGTA of the Veillonella parvula genome contains:
- a CDS encoding PACE efflux transporter — protein: MSATERVVQSILYELGCVLIGCLVMQFVPHEGQPLVLMVIFSLLAMVWNFVFNWIFDKLVPGDRLARGPVIRTIHAVLFEGLFMLATVPIIMYMMHMSFWMAFATDITMTLVILGYTYIYNWVYDRARLYFVEA
- a CDS encoding DASS family sodium-coupled anion symporter codes for the protein MKLNWKLFAPLVVAILVWLIGAPEGLSPNSWIYVSIFAGLVVGLILEPMPPAFIGIIAVTVSMLFKVGPAPIVDKATGVAKAITDAQAISWGLSGFSNAIVWLIFAAFMIGIGYENSGLGRRIALFLVAKLGKSSLGLGYAIAITDLVLAPFIPSNAARSGGTIYPIVSSICPMFDSYPDKNPRKIGSYLNWVALATTCVSSSIFLTGAAPNPLALELSAKSGIVAANWGTWFLAFLPVGIILFIITPLLTYVFCKPEVKGSPEIAAWAKDEYKKLGSMTRSEIFMALISVLALVLWIGASTFKINPTTTALIVIILMIFTKIMTWQDFLANKPAWNVLTWFATLVPMASGLKNVGFLEWLAKSAGGSLVSLDPTMAVLGLLLAFCLLRYFFASGTAYVTAMVGLFATLILQIPGVDPAQVMLILLVPMGIMGILTPYGTGHSPIWFASGYNKGPEFWKLGAIFGIIYLAIFIVVGIPWIQFVMPLLG